A window from Drosophila miranda strain MSH22 chromosome Y unlocalized genomic scaffold, D.miranda_PacBio2.1 Contig_Y2_pilon, whole genome shotgun sequence encodes these proteins:
- the LOC117192719 gene encoding zinc-type alcohol dehydrogenase-like protein C1773.06c: MNKLCRQVSIESPGLGAKNCVFNFFVPIENSPALGARIRIVCAGACYRRRDRSNSITSMSSVFSELSDYCPSVNSMSPAHQGIREGSFFPGFEVAGVIEALGSEVTETNNCGLRIGQRVIVYPFDETPAGYAELLVVPDLKHIVPIPDSLPMEVAAMLPTGALLAMNAVFKAQAVVTQILAQRASSDPKKKCKILIVGTGGLALWAVRIASYHFALAGADNVDITVASLRDEGFRLATEIKNVSVVQWNECLYEPQLIERTKDVCGGAVDVVIDFGTTSRSLHRSMHCLSKGGVVLISDEVAENLLPKFSRLSNEYQQDITPISNGTAEQLAELVELVATKKIEPPPHSVFPCEQAVEVIQKLCTSEIPGRAILRFHDIE, encoded by the exons ATGAACAAATTGTGTCGCCAAGTGTCAATTGAGTCGCCCGGGCTGGGGGCTAAAAACTGCGTCTTCAACTTTTTTGTGCCCATCGAGAACTCGCCAGCACTGGGTGCTCGGATCAGGATTGTGTGCGCAGGCGCATGCTACCGTCGACGGGATCGCTCCAATTCTATAACCAGCATGTCGTCAGTGTTCTCAGAGTTGAGCGATTACTGTCCGTCGGTGAATTCGATGTCGCCCGCTCACCAGGGCATTCGAGAGGGCTCGTTCTTTCCGGGCTTCGAGGTAGCAGGCGTAATTGAGGCCCTTGGCTCAGAGGTCACAGAGACCAACAACTGTGGACTGCGGATCGGACAGCGCGTTATTGTCTATCCGTTCGATGAGACCCCGGCCGGCTATGCCGAGCTCCTGGTGGTACCCGATTTGAAGCACATCGTGCCCATACCCGACAGCCTGCCAATGGAGGTGGCGGCTATGCTGCCCACGGGCGCCCTATTGGCCATGAACGCCGTCTTCAAGGCCCAAGCCGTGGTCACACAGATCCTCGCTCAGCGCGCAAGCTCTGATCCAAAGAAGAAGTGCAAAATCCTAATTGTCGGAACTGGCGGCCTTGCACTGTGGGCAGTGCGTATTGCTTCCTATCATTTTGCCTTGGCTGGCGCCGATAATGTGGATATCACAGTGGCTAGTCTTCGAGACGAGGGCTTCCGTTTGGCCACAGAAATTAAGAA TGTCAGTGTTGTTCAGTGGAACGAATGCTTGTATGAGCCACAGCTTATTGAGCGCACCAAGGATGTATGCGGTGGGGCTGTCGATGTGGTGATTGACTTTGGCACAACTTCCAGAAGTCTCCATCGGTCCATGCACTGCCTGTCTAAGGGTGGTGTGGTCTTGATCAGCGACGAGGTGGCCGAGAACTTGCTACCAAAGTTTTCAAGGCTGTCGAACGAGTACCAGCAGGATATTACACCAATTTCAAATGGTACCGCCGAACAGCTGGCGGAACTGGTGGAGCTGGTTGCCACAAAGAAGATTGAGCCGCCGCCACACTCCGTGTTCCCCTGCGAGCAGGCCGTCGAGGTTATCCAGAAGCTGTGTACCTCCGAAATACCAGGACGCGCCATTCTTCGCTTCCACGACATAGAATAG
- the LOC117185964 gene encoding uncharacterized protein LOC117185964: protein MQERRRRLRAYRKSRRKFSCTVYGITLAWLVLALSQWLAVCLLKDFRDNVNKYYWISLIFFISAMLLFTMFIFIKRLRFVLCLNWLLSLLIVEFLIIGLFALSAQTHWKNLIAWFLICALLTYLFILIGSILPQDLTLNVVILFVVAFLILSITVFMSMIHKIMNMSYSFYAYMVCIGLIVLMFVMYHAQTINGGRFAEMRIRDYLLASLILFNDFIIIYMLTIYPQVINNKKSTPSNTTDSYNSKESGYEDSTTTTEEVVVNWG, encoded by the exons atgcAAGAGCGCCGCCGAAGACTTCGGGCATATCGGAAGTCACGCAGAAAATTCTCCTGCACTGTTTACGGCATCACCTTGGCCTGGCTGGTGCTGGCCCTATCCCAGTGGTTGGCTGTCTGCTTGCT AAAGGACTTCCGAGATAACGTCAACAAGTATTATTGGATAAGTTTGATATTCTTTATTTCTGCTATGCTTTTGTTCACGATGTTTATATTCATCAAGAGGCTGCGATTCGTGCTCTGCCTAAACTGGCTGCTCAGCTTACTCATT GTGGAGTTTCTGATCATCGGACTATTCGCGCTGTCGGCGCAAACTCATTGGAAAAACTTGATCGCATGGTTCCTCATCTGTGCGCTCTTGACATATCTGTTCATATTAATCGGATCCATTTTACCG CAAGACCTTACTCTGAATGTAGTCATTCTGTTTGTGGTAGCTTTCCTTATCCTTTCTATCACCGTCTTCATGAGTATGATAcataaaattatgaatatgTCGTATTCGTTCTACGCTTATATGGTTTGTATTGGGCTCATTGTGCTGATG TTCGTGATGTACCATGCCCAGACAATCAATGGCGGACGATTTGCGGAGATGCGTATCCGAGACTACCTGCTGGCATCTCTCATTCTCTTCAACGACTTCATCATCATTTACATGTTAACCATCTACCCACAGGtcatcaacaacaaaaagtCAACGCCGTCCAACACGACAGATTCATATAATTCTAAAGAAAGCGGTTATGAAGACAGCACGACCACAACTGAGGAGGTTGTTGTAAATTGGGGTTGA
- the LOC117192718 gene encoding origin recognition complex subunit 1-like, whose amino-acid sequence MFVSRYKFIKVKKLYRLIPLEIQLDEPDDKSSSRSRSRKSLSNRNEPKSGSACLAVAGEAATTEKRRRASMAAASSLEFVDVNYFNCDNKVSPIKIVGGRSVVRLSEKKKRYSRAEAEVNANYLTASPLTEKNAKVETPKSRASAARRNLNLSLDRGADSAADSDCLNYSIVQQTPDPRTPSNDMKIKLRISERRKSVRLASIDHDPLAVDDPKDTPTTQGRKRLGVNNGDIYHTPTKKAREALDINTGAQETPSTRRKSILKSATSRLAEGTPRRSIQLSNIVEQRVFKDNEIISTPKRGRKTKSTEDADADYSPRFVQKTPTRARRISATAKSTVTPIRGTAATSASAAPITPSQKLKKIRAGELSPRASPWMNPASPSCSWHVSSYTSPLCPRACRVAKRSSRTSTVFWRARFRTRAAAVCMYLASLALVRLPLSQESFAHCNA is encoded by the exons ATGTTTGTAAGCCGATACAAGTTCATCAAGGTGAAGAAGCTTTATCGCCTGATACCCCTGGAGATACAGCTGGACGAGCCCGATGACAAATCATCATCCCGATCCCGATCACGGAAATCGCTATCAAACCGTAATGAACCCAAATCAGGTTCAGCCTGTTTGGCTGTTGCTGGTGAGGCAGCTACCACGGAGAAACGAAGGCGGGCTTCCATGGCCGCGGCCAGTTCGCTGGAGTTTGTGGATGTCAACTACTTCAACTGCGACAACAAAGTGTCGCCCATCAAGATAGTAGGGGGTCGCAGCGTGGTGCGGCTTTCGGAGAAGAAAAAGAGATATTCCAGAGCTGAGGCAGAGGTTAATGCCAACTACCTGACGGCTTCCCCTCTGACAGAAAAGAACGCTAAAGTGGAGACGCCCAAGTCCAGGGCGTCGGCTGCACGCCGTAACCTGAATCTGAGTTTGGACAGAGGCGCAGACAGCGCAGCGGACTCGGACTGTCTGAATTATTCAATAGTGCAGCAGACGCCGGACCCAAGGACACCCTCAAATGATATGAAAATCAAACTGCGCATCTCGGAGCGAAGAAAGTCTGTGCGCCTTGCTTCGATAGATCACGATCCACTAGCCGTTGACGATCCCAAAGACACACCTACCACACAGGGACGCAAGCGACTTGGTGTCAACAATGGGGACATTTATCACACTCCCACTAAGAAAGCGAGGGAAGCGCTGGACATCAATACCGGTGCACAGGAGACTCCCTCGACGCGACGGAAGAGCATCCTTAAGTCGGCCACTAGTCGACTGG CTGAGGGCACACCCAGAAGAAGCATCCAACTATCCAACATTGTGGAGCAGCGTGTGTTCAAAGACAATGAAATAATATCGACACCTAAAAGAGGACGCAAAACGAAGTCCACTGAGGACGCGGACGCAGACTACTCGCCAAGATTTGTTCAGAAAACGCCCACTCGAGCGCGACGCATAAGCGCCACTGCCAAGTCAACAGTGACCCCGATTCGTGGCACCGCTGCAacttcagcttcagctgcaCCGATAACACCTTCACAAAAGCTGAAGAAAATACGCGCCGGCGAGCTCAGTCCCAGGGCAAGCCCGTGGATGAATCCCGCAAGTCCCAGCTGCAGCTGGCACGTGAGCAGCTACACGTCTCCGTTGTGCCCAAGAGCCTGCCGTGTCGCGAAAAGGAGTTCGAGAACATCTACAGTTTTCTGGAGGGCAAGGTTCAGGACCAGAGCGGCGgctgtatgtatgtatctggCGTCCCTGGCACTGGTAAGACTGCCACTGTCACAGGAGTCATTCGCACACTGCAACGCCTAG
- the LOC117192720 gene encoding origin recognition complex subunit 1-like: MDLPERLLMGKVTSRLGLTLLTFQPYTHKQLQEIVTARLGGSEAFKGEAVQLVARKVAAVSGDARRALDICRRATEIADTARDKCVTMLHVQQALGEMIASAKVQAIKNCSRLEQIFLQAVAADVTRTGVEESTFMGVYTQVETIAAFMGVSLPPPGRALRLCAKLGAERNDLFQKILLNVSADDIHYALRVGEIAAAN, encoded by the exons ATGGATCTCCCTGAACGTCTGCTAATGG GCAAAGTAACATCCCGTCTGGGCCTCACTCTCCTCACGTTCCAGCCATATACTCACAAGCAGCTGCAGGAAATCGTCACCGCCCGCCTGGGCGGGTCGGAGGCGTTCAAGGGGGAGGCTGTCCAACTGGTGGCGCGCAAGGTGGCCGCTGTGTCGGGTGATGCTCGTCGTGCGCTGGATATTTGCCGTCGGGCCACGGAAATAGCTGACACGGCTCGTGATAAGTGTGTGACAATGCTGCACGTGCAGCAGGCGCTTGGCGAGATGATAGCGAGCGCAAAGGTACAGGCCATAAAGAACTGTTCGCGACTGGAACAGATCTTCTTGCAAGCTGTGGCTGCCGATGTCACACGCACTGGTGTCGAGGAATCCACCTTCATGGGTGTGTACACCCAGGTGGAGACAATTGCGGCGTTCATGGGAGTCTCCCTGCCACCGCCAGGACGAGCCTTGCGGCTCTGCGCCAAGCTGGGGGCCGAGCGCAACGATCTCTTTCAGAAAATTCTGCTGAACGTCAGCGCTGACGATATCCACTATGCCCTCCGTGTGGGAGAGATTGCGGCTGCCAACTGA